In the genome of Bubalus kerabau isolate K-KA32 ecotype Philippines breed swamp buffalo chromosome 8, PCC_UOA_SB_1v2, whole genome shotgun sequence, one region contains:
- the RP9 gene encoding retinitis pigmentosa 9 protein isoform X2 has product MSSRPGRDDAGAGVARRPREPPEQELQRRRELKRRRQDAQQLQQLKHLESFYEKPPPGFIKEDETKPEDCIPDVPGNEHAREFLAHAPTKGLWMPLGKEVKVMQCWRCKRYGHRTGDKECPFFIKGNQKLEQFRVAHEDPMYDIIRENKRHEKDIRIQQLKQLLEDSTSDDDGSSSSSSEDKEKHKKKKKKEKHKKKKKDKKKKKKRKHKSSKSNESSDSE; this is encoded by the exons ATGTCGTCCCGGCCCGGGCGCGACGATGCGGGCGCCGGGGTCGCGCGGCGGCCCCGGGAGCCCCCGGAGCAGGAGCTCCAGCGGCGCCGGGAGCTGAAGCGGCGGCGGCAGGATgcgcagcagctgcagcagctcaaGCACCTGGAGTCCTT ttatGAAAAACCTCCTCCTGGGTTTATCAAG GAAGATGAGACTAAGCCAGAAGACTGTATACCAGATGTCCCAGGCAATGAACATGCCAGGGAATTTCTGGCCCACGCACCAACCAAAGGACTTTGGATGCCACTCGGGAAAGAAGTCAAAGTCATGCAGT GTTGGCGCTGTAAACGGTATGGTCACCGAACGGGCGACAAAGAATGCCCTTTCTTTATCAAAGGCAACCAAAAGTTAGAACAGTTCAGAGTA GCACATGAAGATCCCATGTATGACATCATTCGTGAGAATAAAAGACATGAAAAGGATATAAG GATACAACAGTTAAAACAGTTACTGGAGGATTCAACGTCAGATGATGATGGGAGCAGCTCCAGTTCTTCAGAAGATAAAGagaaacacaagaaaaagaagaagaaagaaaagcataagaagaagaagaaggacaagaaaaagaagaaaaaacgaAAGCATAAGTCTTCCAAGTCAAATGAGAGTTCAGACTCAGAATGA
- the RP9 gene encoding retinitis pigmentosa 9 protein isoform X3 → MSSRPGRDDAGAGVARRPREPPEQELQRRRELKRRRQDAQQLQQLKHLESLKMRLSQKTVYQMSQAMNMPGNFWPTHQPKDFGCHSGKKSKSCSAHEDPMYDIIRENKRHEKDIRIQQLKQLLEDSTSDDDGSSSSSSEDKEKHKKKKKKEKHKKKKKDKKKKKKRKHKSSKSNESSDSE, encoded by the exons ATGTCGTCCCGGCCCGGGCGCGACGATGCGGGCGCCGGGGTCGCGCGGCGGCCCCGGGAGCCCCCGGAGCAGGAGCTCCAGCGGCGCCGGGAGCTGAAGCGGCGGCGGCAGGATgcgcagcagctgcagcagctcaaGCACCTGGAGTCCTT GAAGATGAGACTAAGCCAGAAGACTGTATACCAGATGTCCCAGGCAATGAACATGCCAGGGAATTTCTGGCCCACGCACCAACCAAAGGACTTTGGATGCCACTCGGGAAAGAAGTCAAAGTCATGCAGT GCACATGAAGATCCCATGTATGACATCATTCGTGAGAATAAAAGACATGAAAAGGATATAAG GATACAACAGTTAAAACAGTTACTGGAGGATTCAACGTCAGATGATGATGGGAGCAGCTCCAGTTCTTCAGAAGATAAAGagaaacacaagaaaaagaagaagaaagaaaagcataagaagaagaagaaggacaagaaaaagaagaaaaaacgaAAGCATAAGTCTTCCAAGTCAAATGAGAGTTCAGACTCAGAATGA
- the RP9 gene encoding retinitis pigmentosa 9 protein isoform X1 — protein sequence MSSRPGRDDAGAGVARRPREPPEQELQRRRELKRRRQDAQQLQQLKHLESFYEKPPPGFIKEDETKPEDCIPDVPGNEHAREFLAHAPTKGLWMPLGKEVKVMQCWRCKRMETLQKGFSQLIFQVQSCLSPQREFVAHEDPMYDIIRENKRHEKDIRIQQLKQLLEDSTSDDDGSSSSSSEDKEKHKKKKKKEKHKKKKKDKKKKKKRKHKSSKSNESSDSE from the exons ATGTCGTCCCGGCCCGGGCGCGACGATGCGGGCGCCGGGGTCGCGCGGCGGCCCCGGGAGCCCCCGGAGCAGGAGCTCCAGCGGCGCCGGGAGCTGAAGCGGCGGCGGCAGGATgcgcagcagctgcagcagctcaaGCACCTGGAGTCCTT ttatGAAAAACCTCCTCCTGGGTTTATCAAG GAAGATGAGACTAAGCCAGAAGACTGTATACCAGATGTCCCAGGCAATGAACATGCCAGGGAATTTCTGGCCCACGCACCAACCAAAGGACTTTGGATGCCACTCGGGAAAGAAGTCAAAGTCATGCAGT GTTGGCGCTGTAAACG AATGGAAACATTACAGAAAGGTTTTTCACAATTGATTTTTCAAGTCCAATCTTGCCTCTCTCCTCAGAGGGAATTTGTA GCACATGAAGATCCCATGTATGACATCATTCGTGAGAATAAAAGACATGAAAAGGATATAAG GATACAACAGTTAAAACAGTTACTGGAGGATTCAACGTCAGATGATGATGGGAGCAGCTCCAGTTCTTCAGAAGATAAAGagaaacacaagaaaaagaagaagaaagaaaagcataagaagaagaagaaggacaagaaaaagaagaaaaaacgaAAGCATAAGTCTTCCAAGTCAAATGAGAGTTCAGACTCAGAATGA
- the LOC129659232 gene encoding uncharacterized protein LOC129659232 translates to MNSSGNNENFEGSNSRPFFYVHPMAQQPHLGPWYQNPVCNPLSISGAAFTSGSLYFPVVLSEYPAFLVPQSPLPTTVNRRSIVPMFYNMAQFRQYGGYWEKMKTKDTQTEAEPQQAENLNEKQDMHSEGNSPEVGKVTSIPASTSNEMMPLYDVVYAKDMPQKEVLQNGISQSFCESRGILYNSYEDRDRMNLDEEKKRYSALSQNPPPPNGRDEIQNTWNSKLYQSAGDTSKLHQEQALSASMEAVKDLTLHSESSQKPFTAGEGMPENSSGSHGSPETVGEEEESNSYPEMPVPSSPCLAQVSKEDEGIQCDLTWWTEVQPGNSPESSPGSGRKGADQMSVGSQNQDEVDEVENHGCEGQVPSPTWLAQVNKVDEGIQCNMGCSEAQVEKSPQQMPPRGEETASDSKTKGSWKQPIINRKLSADKEEMIMNDETGEVYNENLKRCAKIKKTMKGRKLKELSSFSNVKTAYLLKKSAVLTIVLPEDSEDSELEEEGDMDEVGCLLEEVSPQSPVTSSKGRSYHEAGRIIRMPPESSLPPQLMVWPTRNKCKLLQAYGECECVPAVYWKRQDGCESTGVRLCSRPAMANKEGLQSRRASHRPLECNCERAKTKVPYKVPEI, encoded by the exons ATGAACTCTTCAGGAAACAACGAAAATTTTGAGGGCAGTAACTCCAGACCTTTCTTCTATGTGCACCCCATGGCCCAGCAGCCTCACCTGGGTCCCTGGTACCAGAATCCTGTCTGTAATCCACTCTCCATTTCTGGGGCAG cTTTCACAAGTGGAAGTCTGTATTTTCCAGTGGTGCTCAGCGAGTATCCTGCCTTCCTCGTCCCTCAGTCCCCATTGCCCACTACTGTTAACCGAAGATCCATAGTCCCTATGTTTTATAACATGGCACAGTTCCGACAGTATGGTGGCtattgggaaaaaatgaaaacaaaggacACGCAAACAGAAGCTGAACCTCAACAGGCTGAAAACTTGAATGAAAAACAAGACATGCACTCAGAAGGCAACAGCCCTGAGGTAGGAAAGGTGACCAGTATTCCTGCGAGTACAtcaaatgaaatgatgccattgtACGATGTGGTTTATGCTAAAGATATGCCACAGAAGGAGGTGCTGCAAAATGGGATTTCACAAAGTTTCTGTGAGAGTAGAGGAATTCTTTATAACTCTTATGAGGATAGAGACCGCATGAACTTGgatgaagaaaagaagagatattcAGCTCTTTCCCAAAACCCACCACCTCCGAATGGCAGAGATGAGATCCAGAATACCTGGAACTCAAAATTGTACCAGTCTGCTGGAGATACGAGCAAGCTTCATCAGGAACAGGCACTCTCCGCCAGCATGGAAGCAGTTAAAGACCTGACCCTACATTCAGAATCATCTCAGAAGCCTTTTACTGCAGGAGAAGGTATGCCAGAGAACAGTAGCGGGAGCCATGGCTCCCCTGAGACTGTGGGTGAAGAGGAAGAGAGCAACAGCTACCCTGAGATGCCTGTCCCATCCTCTCCCTGCTTGGCTCAGGTCAGCAAAGAAGATGAGGGCATCCAGTGCGACTTGACTTGGTGGACTGAGGTACAGCCTGGGAATTCCCCTGAGTCTTCACCAGGAAGTGGTAGGAAGGGAGCAGATCAGATGTCAGTGGGGAGCCAGAACCAGGATGAAGTTGATGAAGTGGAGAACCATGGCTGCGAGGGGCAAGTTCCCTCCCCTACCTGGTTGGCCCAGGTCAACAAAGTGGATGAGGGCATCCAATGCAACATGGGTTGCTCTGAAGCTCAGGTAGAGAAATCCCCCCAGCAAATGCCCCCCAGGGGTGAAGAGACAGCATCAGACAGCAAAACCAAGGGATCTTGGAAACAACCAATTATCAATAGGAAATTAAGTGCAGATAAAGAGGAAATGATCATGAATGATGAGACTGGGGAGGTGTATAATGAGAACTTGAAAAGGTGTGCAAAGATTAAAAAGACCATGAAAGGCAGGAAGCTGAAAGAGCTGAGCAGTTTCTCAAATGTTAAGACAGCCTATCTGTTGAAGAAAAGTGCCGTCTTGACAATTGTGCTTCCTGAGGATTCAGAAGACTCTGAGTTGGAAGAGGAGGGTGACATGGATGAGGTAGGATGCCTCCTTGAAGAAGTGAGTCCACAGAGTCCTGTGACATCTTCCAAAGGAAGGTCTTATCATGAGGCTGGAAGGATAATCAGGATGCCACCCGAGAGCTCTCTCCCTCCCCAACTTATGGTGTGGCCCACCAGAAATAAGTGCAAGTTATTACAAGCTTATGGTGAATGTGAGTGTGTCCCTGCGGTTTATTGGAAACGACAGGATGGCTGTGAAAGCACTGGTGTCAGGCTCTGCAGCAGACCCGCCATGGCCAACAAGGAGGGACTGCAGTCTAGGAGAGCCTCTCACAGACCACTGGAAT GTAACTGTGAGAGAGCTAAAACCAAGGTCCCTTACAAAGTACCAGAGATTTGA